In the genome of Gemmatimonadales bacterium, one region contains:
- the hutI gene encoding imidazolonepropionase — MNLLHNISQLATCRDEGGQGEIHEIRDAALVWEGETIRWVGALADLPPEFRAAERMDAGGGLVIPGLVDCHTHLAFGGWRAEEFAQRIQGRTYLEIAQAGGGIARTVRLTREASEEALLQRSAGFLREMLTLGVTTVECKSGYGLDRDNELKLLRVYRTLARVQPVHLVATFLGAHIVPVEHREHREEYLRLLTGELIPEVARERLADFCDVFVEASAFTIEEAKRILLAGRAAGLGPKLHADQLSDGGGAELAAEVGAVSADHLDRASDAGIAAMARTGVVAVSLPLATLYLGQPPMPARRFIEAGVPVAVATDFNPGSAPSHHLPLALTLACTLQRMTPAEALKGATCYAARALGLGGRAGSLEAGRAADFAIIDAPDVDHWLYHFRANACRTTVIGGTVRWAGA; from the coding sequence ATGAACCTTCTCCACAACATCTCCCAGCTCGCCACCTGTCGGGATGAGGGCGGCCAGGGCGAGATCCACGAGATCCGCGACGCGGCGCTGGTCTGGGAGGGCGAGACGATCCGATGGGTGGGGGCGCTCGCGGATCTTCCCCCGGAGTTTCGGGCGGCGGAGCGCATGGACGCCGGCGGTGGGTTGGTCATCCCCGGCCTGGTCGATTGCCACACGCACCTGGCGTTCGGCGGCTGGCGGGCGGAGGAGTTCGCGCAGCGCATCCAGGGGCGGACCTACCTGGAGATTGCCCAGGCAGGCGGAGGCATCGCGCGGACGGTGCGGCTCACACGCGAGGCTTCCGAGGAGGCCCTGCTCCAGCGGAGCGCGGGGTTTCTGCGGGAGATGCTCACCCTCGGCGTGACCACGGTCGAGTGCAAGAGCGGCTACGGACTCGACCGGGACAACGAGCTCAAACTGCTGCGGGTGTATAGAACGCTCGCCCGAGTACAGCCGGTCCATCTGGTCGCGACGTTCCTGGGTGCGCACATCGTGCCAGTGGAGCATCGCGAGCACCGGGAGGAGTACCTCCGGCTCCTGACCGGGGAGCTGATTCCCGAGGTCGCGCGGGAGCGGCTGGCCGACTTCTGCGATGTGTTCGTGGAAGCCTCCGCGTTCACCATTGAGGAGGCGAAGCGGATCCTTCTCGCCGGCCGCGCGGCGGGGCTCGGGCCGAAGCTCCACGCCGACCAGCTCAGCGACGGCGGCGGCGCAGAGCTCGCCGCGGAGGTGGGCGCGGTCTCGGCGGACCATCTGGACCGTGCCTCGGACGCGGGCATCGCCGCCATGGCTCGCACGGGCGTCGTGGCGGTGAGTCTCCCGCTCGCCACCCTGTACCTGGGCCAGCCGCCGATGCCGGCTCGGCGGTTCATCGAGGCCGGCGTGCCGGTGGCCGTAGCCACCGACTTCAACCCGGGGTCGGCGCCGAGCCACCACCTGCCGCTCGCCCTGACCCTCGCCTGTACCCTGCAGCGGATGACGCCAGCCGAGGCGCTCAAGGGGGCGACCTGCTACGCCGCGCGCGCGCTGGGGCTCGGCGGACGGGCCGGTAGCCTCGAGGCGGGCCGGGCGGCCGATTTCGCCATCATCGACGCGCCCGACGTGGATCACTGGCTCTACCACTTCCGCGCCAACGCCTGCCGAACGACCGTCATCGGTGGAACGGTGCGATGGGCCGGTGCATAG
- a CDS encoding SusC/RagA family TonB-linked outer membrane protein has translation MAQRVLGIVLSLCLLAVGVGSAQVRQITGRVTNAQTEQGVSDVTIAVLGTQIVAQADNEGRFALNAPEGNVSLMVRGIGFKRQQVNVPAGQDKVDVALDPDVFKLEEIVTTGQATGVEQRNLANAVSTVSAGELTRAPTSTVESALQGKIPGATIQANSGAPGGGLQVNLRGVSTIIGDLEPLYVVDGIAVSDVAIPNGANAVTQAQAGGNPRNQDNAVNRIADLNPEDIEKIEVLKGGSAAAIYGSKATNGVIFITTKRGQVGKPQFNVTQRFGFFERANELGSRTFSTLEEALSVFTDTALVTSLYQQGRTFDFEKEIYGHKPFSYETDASVSGGTENTKYYVSALVKDDGGIATNTGYKKQSLRSNLDQELGGGFQVQVNLSGMHSFSQRGISNNDNSGTSPFLVFPATPNFVDLLPSAGSDSLPSDFPTNPFERSNPLQTFQFLKNDEDVWRLLGTSTLRWSALRSARSNLQLIGTGGVDYFQQDNDFVSPPELQFEPNDGQPGTVVLSKSSNRNLNLSLNATHTLVPGDPDHGTQWTTSAGVQFEERRLFATQVIGRNLLTGQTSPQQAASQTVLSRLEPVRDLGIFGQEEVLLADRRLLLTAGLRADRSSANGSPDKFFFYPKFAASYRIVRPFGGVDEIKFRAAYGQTGNRAAFGALFSPDTTGTIGGSSGTFIGTRAGDPNLKPERQEEFEGGFDAPLANGRAQLTFTVYQKNIRDLLLERTLAPSSGQANQIFSSTSTLRNQGIEASFTVQPVQSKNLNWVLRTTFFANRSKITSLTIPAYQTGGFRLSLGTFQIEQDSSPTQIFGLVPDAGGVPRAGKVGDANPDFQMSFSNDIDFHRFTLGFLFDWKQGGDIINLTELLYDATQNSIDYVTAGSDRISTFATGDTRPYVQSGTYVKLRELNLSYNLPDRVISGLFGRSIRTARLSLTGRNLLRFTPYRGLDPEVSNFGRQAIVRNIDVAPFPPSRSFFFSIDLGF, from the coding sequence ATGGCTCAGCGCGTGTTGGGCATTGTGCTCTCGCTCTGCTTGCTGGCGGTCGGGGTCGGCTCGGCGCAGGTGCGTCAGATCACCGGCCGCGTCACCAACGCACAAACGGAGCAGGGAGTCTCCGATGTCACGATCGCCGTCCTGGGAACCCAGATCGTGGCGCAGGCGGACAACGAAGGTCGGTTCGCTCTCAACGCGCCAGAAGGCAACGTGAGCCTCATGGTGCGCGGCATCGGGTTCAAGCGTCAGCAGGTCAACGTGCCAGCGGGGCAGGACAAGGTGGACGTGGCGCTCGATCCGGACGTGTTCAAGCTGGAGGAGATCGTCACCACCGGCCAGGCCACCGGCGTCGAGCAGCGGAACCTGGCCAACGCGGTGTCGACGGTGAGCGCCGGCGAGCTGACCCGGGCACCGACGAGCACGGTCGAAAGCGCGCTCCAGGGAAAGATTCCGGGCGCCACCATCCAGGCCAACTCCGGCGCCCCGGGTGGCGGCCTGCAGGTCAATCTGCGCGGAGTCTCCACCATCATCGGCGATCTCGAGCCGCTCTACGTGGTGGACGGGATCGCGGTGAGTGACGTCGCCATCCCCAACGGCGCCAACGCCGTGACCCAGGCGCAGGCGGGTGGCAATCCGCGGAACCAGGACAACGCCGTTAACAGGATCGCCGACCTCAATCCGGAGGACATCGAGAAAATCGAAGTTCTGAAGGGCGGCAGCGCCGCGGCCATTTACGGATCCAAGGCCACTAACGGGGTCATCTTCATCACGACTAAACGGGGGCAGGTAGGGAAGCCGCAGTTCAATGTTACTCAGCGGTTCGGCTTCTTTGAGCGAGCTAACGAGCTGGGGTCTCGCACCTTCAGTACACTGGAAGAAGCTTTGAGCGTGTTCACCGACACTGCCCTCGTCACTTCGCTTTACCAGCAGGGCCGGACATTCGACTTTGAGAAGGAGATCTACGGTCACAAGCCGTTCTCCTATGAGACCGATGCCAGCGTGAGCGGTGGAACCGAGAATACCAAGTACTACGTCTCGGCGTTGGTGAAGGACGATGGCGGCATCGCGACTAACACCGGATACAAGAAGCAGTCGCTCCGCTCCAACCTCGACCAGGAGCTTGGCGGCGGCTTCCAGGTGCAGGTAAACCTGAGCGGGATGCACAGTTTTTCGCAGCGGGGGATCTCGAACAACGACAACTCGGGCACCAGCCCGTTCCTCGTGTTTCCGGCCACGCCGAACTTTGTGGACCTGCTGCCCTCGGCCGGGAGCGACAGTCTTCCGTCCGACTTTCCCACCAACCCCTTCGAGCGCAGCAACCCGCTCCAGACGTTCCAGTTTCTAAAGAACGACGAGGACGTCTGGCGCCTGCTGGGCACTAGCACCCTCCGCTGGTCGGCGCTGCGCTCGGCCAGGAGTAATCTCCAGCTGATTGGTACAGGAGGCGTCGACTACTTTCAGCAGGACAACGACTTCGTCTCGCCGCCAGAGCTTCAGTTCGAGCCCAACGATGGCCAGCCGGGGACTGTGGTCCTCAGCAAGTCCTCGAACCGCAACCTGAACCTGTCGCTAAACGCCACCCATACACTCGTGCCCGGGGATCCGGACCACGGCACGCAATGGACCACCTCGGCCGGCGTCCAATTCGAGGAGCGCCGGCTTTTTGCTACACAGGTCATCGGGCGCAATCTCCTGACCGGTCAAACGAGCCCGCAGCAGGCAGCCAGCCAGACGGTGCTTTCCCGGCTGGAGCCGGTGCGCGATCTCGGCATCTTCGGGCAGGAAGAGGTGCTGCTGGCCGACCGGCGGCTGCTGCTTACCGCCGGGCTCCGGGCGGACCGAAGCAGCGCTAACGGAAGTCCGGACAAGTTCTTCTTCTACCCGAAGTTCGCCGCCTCCTACCGGATCGTGCGACCCTTCGGTGGGGTGGACGAAATTAAATTCCGGGCGGCTTACGGCCAGACCGGAAACCGGGCTGCCTTCGGCGCGCTCTTCTCACCAGACACTACGGGGACTATCGGCGGAAGCTCGGGAACGTTTATCGGCACTCGTGCCGGCGATCCGAACTTGAAGCCCGAGCGACAGGAGGAGTTCGAGGGAGGGTTCGATGCGCCTTTGGCCAATGGGCGGGCCCAGCTCACCTTTACGGTCTATCAGAAGAACATCCGCGATCTACTGCTGGAACGCACTCTGGCACCTTCGAGCGGACAAGCGAATCAGATCTTCAGCTCGACGAGCACGCTGAGGAACCAGGGGATCGAGGCGTCCTTCACAGTGCAGCCAGTACAAAGCAAGAATCTCAACTGGGTGCTGCGTACGACGTTCTTCGCCAACCGGAGCAAGATCACGAGCCTGACTATTCCTGCCTATCAGACTGGTGGCTTCAGGCTCTCGCTGGGAACCTTCCAGATCGAGCAGGATAGCTCACCGACCCAGATCTTCGGCCTGGTCCCCGACGCCGGTGGTGTCCCGCGGGCAGGCAAGGTGGGGGATGCCAATCCCGACTTCCAGATGTCGTTCTCGAACGACATCGATTTCCACCGATTCACCCTTGGCTTCTTATTCGATTGGAAGCAAGGGGGAGACATCATCAACCTGACCGAATTGCTGTACGACGCCACCCAAAACTCCATCGACTACGTTACCGCGGGCTCCGATCGGATTAGTACTTTCGCCACGGGTGACACTCGCCCCTACGTCCAAAGCGGAACTTACGTCAAGCTCCGCGAGTTGAACCTGTCCTACAACCTGCCGGACCGGGTGATTTCTGGCCTCTTCGGGCGCAGCATCCGAACGGCGCGGTTGTCCCTGACCGGGCGCAATCTGCTCCGTTTCACACCCTACCGCGGGCTGGACCCCGAGGTGAGTAATTTCGGCCGCCAAGCCATTGTGCGGAACATCGACGTGGCGCCCTTTCCACCGAGTCGCAGCTTCTTCTTCTCGATCGACCTGGGGTTCTAA